Genomic DNA from bacterium:
AACAATACGAATAATATAGCGTTTGATTGCGGATCAGAGATACCAACCAGATTAAATAAAATTATTACAACAATGTCTTGCGGACCAACTGCCCCTGGAATAAAAAAGAAAATCATTCTGACAAATGATATTAATGATTCAATTAAGATTACCTGAAAAATATCGGCACTGACTCCTAAAATTTTTAAGATTACAAGTGATTCAACTGCCATTAGAATCCAGGTAGCAAAGAAGAAAATTATAGTCACGTAAAGATCTTTTTTGTTTGATTTTGAAAAGAGAGAGATAGTTTCACTAATTCTGATTACAGACGGATTTATCTTACAAATAAAATTTTTCAAGGGTTGAAAGTTGACCTTATTGAAAAAATCAAGAAGTATTATTAATAAATTTTTTCTGTAAAGCATGTAAGTGCCAAGAATCGGAAGGAAAGCGGCAATCACTAAAGCCGGATACAGTAAATAAACTGGCAGCGATACAATGAATAATCTATCTCTTAAAGAAATGGCGAATATCCCAACTCCGAGAATGAAGAATAGCGTTTGTGCAACCAAAATATTAACCTTCACTATAATATTGGCGGATATGCTTTCACAGTAATCCAACTTGAAATATTTTTTCAACAGAAATGGTCTAACAATTTCAGCGTAAAATGCTCCTCCGGGCAGGGAGGTTTGTAAAGTTTCAGTAGCAAGTCTTAGCAAGAATAATTTAGTAGAAGAAATTTGGTTTTTAATCTTGCCAAAGCTGTGTTTCCACCCAAAGCTATCGCTAAGAATAATGCAGAAGTATGGTATTAATATTAGGAGTGCTGATAATCCAATTGTATTAAGCTTCGATAAGATCAAATCCCGATCAAATAAATCACTGTATTGATTAAAAACAAAGTAGAACATCGGAACAACCAGAAAGGCAATCGATACTTTTAATACATTATTTCTTGCCGAATTAGACATTGTTGCTCACTTACTTTTTTGTCTGAACAAATAAACTTTTGCTGGTTGGCGGTGTCCAGCCCGATTTATTACATTCACTAAGTTCTATGTCAATCGAGCCAAGTAAAATTTCCATTTCGGCATAGATCACTACTTTCTCGCTATCATCGGAAAACCAGCCCGTAAAATCACCGGAAAGTCCTGCAGTAGCATTGCCCTCCCATTCTGCAGAACCAGTATATTTAAAACTTCTTACTGGCTCATCACAGATTCCAGTTTCTATAAATTCAACCGGACCGCAAAAGTTTAAGGTTGTGGGATAAAATTTTGCTCCCAGTAACGTTGGTACAGTTTTAACTAGTCCTGCTGCTGCAATAATCCTGGTGTAGTTTACTAAAGAAGTTCCGACAAGATATGGTCCGTTATATCTGATGGTATCTTTGCAAATAAGTTCACCAGTGCTGCAGTCTTTTACTTGGTGTAAAGTAAAATTTTCAGTTTCATAAAACCTGTTGACTACTTCAACAATTTTCCCATCATTATTTTCCTTTCCATAATAGTAATAAGTCATACCATTAGATTCTCTCATAATTGCTACATTATGTTCGTCTATATTTATGAAAGGAATTAATGAGGCAGTCTTAACATCCATTGTGATTTTAATTAATTCAGGATAAGAAATTAAACGCTCCGTGCAGAGGGTGATAGTTCCGATGTGAAGAAACGTCCAGCCTACATTGTACACAAATTTTTCTTCCAGCTTTGTTTCTGCATCCTCGAGTTTTAAGTTCTGGGCAGACAGATTACCCAGCAATATTAAAAGTGATATTAAAACAATTTGATTTTTCATTTCATTCCTCCTTGATTTTCTTGCATTTCTAATATGATAATACGACGGTGAGGGTTTGTGTATGTCAGGAAGATGTCAAATTGCTGTAAAATCCTTAACGGAATCTTTCAAAATGAGGTCTGGGGGCGGGTTGAGTTTGTTGCTTCTGAAGAAAGCGGTTACAACTCTTAGGTGGAAGAATCATCCAAACTTTTTTAAATTATAAAGAAAGTTTTTATGATAGTAAGAAAAAACAAGCCATTGCGGTACGACCATGCAACCAAGTAATCTTCATTTTTTTATTAAAAGGATATTTTTGAAAAACATTATACCCGGAGTAACCAAATGCTAAAAATACTTTTACTAACATTTCTTCTTTTAACATCTGTCTGTGCATTTGCACAGCAGGAAGAAAATAACTCAGAAACACCCAAACTAAAGCAGTACTACTTCGTAATGCTTGTAAAAGGTCCTCACAGAGATGATATCGATTCACTCAGCCTCGTTAAAATCCAGGAAGGACATATGGCAAACATCAACAAGATGGCAGAGTCAGGTAAACTTCAGATAGCCGGTCCTTTCGGCGACGACGGCAACTGGAGAGGAATTTTTATTTTCGATGTTGCAACCGAAGAGGAAGTAAGAGAACTCCTGAAAGATGATCCTGCAATTCAAGCTGGCAGACTTGCATATGAAATTCATCCGTGGTGGACAATGCCCGGCGGCTGTTTGAAGTAAGACCTTGGCCATCACGGCAGTGCTGTGACGAGATAGCAAAAGTAATGTCATGGTTCGACCGTGACATCCTTGTGAAGATTGAGATTGTTTAAAAGGTTCTCTCGATACATTTCATTACTCGAGAACCTTTTCTTGTGCTTGGTTTTCGAGTTTTTTCTGATGAAATCAGAAAAAGTATCGAGAAAACAAGCTTGGCTCACGCAATGACATCCTGAAAACCCTCATTTCTTTCAATAATCGAACTAAACTAAATTAATTTGCGAAACGGGTTGGTTGCACATATATTTGCAACCAAATAGTTGCATAAAAGGTAATCAATAAAATGAACAGAGACATATTCCAGGCAATTGCTGACCCAACGAGAAGAGAAATCCTTTCGCTCATAGCTGCTAAAAGGATGACACCAAATTCAATCGCAGAAAAATTTCCATCGAGTCGGCAGGCAGTATCAAAGCATATTAAAATTCTTATCGAGTGTGATTTGATCGATAAGGAAAAAGTCGGCAGGGAGATTTACTATGAATTCAATCCTGTAAAAATGTGGGAAGTAGATAAGTGGATTGAGCAATTCAGAAAATTGTGGAAAGATAAATTTGATCAGCTTGATAAATTGTTAGATAACCTAAACACAAAATAAAAACGAAAGGAAGCTATAATGGATTTCGTTGTTGATAAACAGAACAACAAGGTAAGTGTTACAAGGGAGTTTGCAGCGCCGCTCGCAAAAGTTTGGGCAGCGTGGACACAAAGTGAATTGCTCGACCAGTGGTGGGCTCCAAAACCATGGAAAACAAAAACAAAGAAAATGGAATTTAAAGTCGGTGGTCACTGGCTTTATGCAATGCTCGGACCTGAAGGTGAAGAACACTGGTGCCGTGCGGATTTCAAATCTATCTCACCTAATAAAAGTTTTATCGTTTCAGAAGGTTTCTGCGATCCAAACGGAAAAATCACAACTGATTTTCCAATTGCATACTGGCACTGTCAGTTCAGTGAATCATCAAACAAAACGATTGTTTAAATAGAAATTTCATACGACTCGCTTGCTGACCTAGAGAAGTATATGGAGTTGGGATTCCAGGAAGGATTTACATCTGCTCTTGGAAATCTGGATGAGCTTTTTGCTGCAAGTAAAGTCTAAACAAATTATTCGTTTGTCATTGCGACGAGTCAGTTAAGGACGACGAAGCAATCTTAAAATGCACTTTGAGATTGCTTCGCTTCACTCGCAATGACATACTCTGATCAGTGATGATGATGCCCGCCGGGACCATGAACGTGTCCATGTGAAATTTCTTCGGGAGTTGCATCTCGCACATCAAGAAGATGAACATCAAACTCGAGATCTTTTCCTGCAAGGGGGTGGTTAAAGTTTACTGTTATATCTTCATCATCAATTTTCGTAATCACAAACTGTATATGCTGACCTTCAGGTGAATGTGCAAAGTAAGTCATCCCGATTTCAAGTTCAGCTTCTTCGGGAAATAAGCTGCGGTTCACTTTCTGAATTGCGTTCTCATCATACTCGCCGTAAGCATCTGCAGCAGCAAGCTTAACATTTTTTTTGCTTCCGATAATCATACTGCCGAGAGCTTCTTCAAGTCCGGGCAGAACCTGCATATTACCCGTTATGAAAGAAAACGGTCCGCCATTATCAGTTGAGTCAAGCAGATTTCCTTCTTTGTCTTTTAGAGTATAGTTAAACGTTATGACTTTATTAGCAACTAACGCCATTATTGCTCCTTTAAATTTTAAAATTGGCTGTCATTTTACGATTTATATGAAGGAAAACCAATGCAATCATCTTTCAAATCAATTATTTATTTTTGAATGCAACAAAAAA
This window encodes:
- a CDS encoding winged helix-turn-helix transcriptional regulator codes for the protein MNRDIFQAIADPTRREILSLIAAKRMTPNSIAEKFPSSRQAVSKHIKILIECDLIDKEKVGREIYYEFNPVKMWEVDKWIEQFRKLWKDKFDQLDKLLDNLNTK
- a CDS encoding peptidylprolyl isomerase — its product is MALVANKVITFNYTLKDKEGNLLDSTDNGGPFSFITGNMQVLPGLEEALGSMIIGSKKNVKLAAADAYGEYDENAIQKVNRSLFPEEAELEIGMTYFAHSPEGQHIQFVITKIDDEDITVNFNHPLAGKDLEFDVHLLDVRDATPEEISHGHVHGPGGHHHH
- a CDS encoding flippase-like domain-containing protein → MSNSARNNVLKVSIAFLVVPMFYFVFNQYSDLFDRDLILSKLNTIGLSALLILIPYFCIILSDSFGWKHSFGKIKNQISSTKLFLLRLATETLQTSLPGGAFYAEIVRPFLLKKYFKLDYCESISANIIVKVNILVAQTLFFILGVGIFAISLRDRLFIVSLPVYLLYPALVIAAFLPILGTYMLYRKNLLIILLDFFNKVNFQPLKNFICKINPSVIRISETISLFSKSNKKDLYVTIIFFFATWILMAVESLVILKILGVSADIFQVILIESLISFVRMIFFFIPGAVGPQDIVVIILFNLVGISDPQSNAILFVLLKRVKEFFWIAAGYFLLLLIGVRPYKLIQTKKIELAPIKETL
- a CDS encoding DUF3108 domain-containing protein is translated as MKNQIVLISLLILLGNLSAQNLKLEDAETKLEEKFVYNVGWTFLHIGTITLCTERLISYPELIKITMDVKTASLIPFINIDEHNVAIMRESNGMTYYYYGKENNDGKIVEVVNRFYETENFTLHQVKDCSTGELICKDTIRYNGPYLVGTSLVNYTRIIAAAGLVKTVPTLLGAKFYPTTLNFCGPVEFIETGICDEPVRSFKYTGSAEWEGNATAGLSGDFTGWFSDDSEKVVIYAEMEILLGSIDIELSECNKSGWTPPTSKSLFVQTKK